Proteins co-encoded in one Burkholderia ambifaria AMMD genomic window:
- the mreD gene encoding rod shape-determining protein MreD, producing the protein MNRPQYILQPVNPYFIVFSLAAAFLLNLMPWGRLPGVPDFVALVLLFWNIHQPRKVGMGVAFVLGILMDVHDAGLLGEHALAYTLLSYGAITIHRRVLWMPIGVQVLYVTPLLVAAQLVPFVIRLMMGAAFPGWRYLVDGFVEAALWPIASHLLLMPQRRPVDPDDTRPI; encoded by the coding sequence ATGAACCGTCCGCAATACATCCTGCAGCCGGTCAACCCGTACTTCATCGTCTTCAGCCTCGCCGCCGCGTTCCTGCTGAACCTGATGCCGTGGGGCCGCCTGCCCGGCGTGCCCGATTTCGTCGCGCTCGTGCTGCTGTTCTGGAACATCCACCAGCCGCGCAAGGTCGGGATGGGCGTCGCGTTCGTGCTCGGCATCCTGATGGACGTGCACGACGCGGGGCTGCTCGGCGAGCACGCGCTCGCCTATACGCTGCTGTCGTACGGGGCGATCACGATCCACCGCCGCGTGCTGTGGATGCCGATCGGCGTGCAGGTGCTGTATGTCACGCCGCTGCTCGTCGCCGCGCAGCTGGTGCCGTTCGTGATCCGCCTGATGATGGGCGCCGCGTTTCCCGGCTGGCGCTATCTGGTGGACGGCTTCGTCGAGGCCGCGCTGTGGCCGATCGCGAGCCACCTGCTGCTGATGCCGCAACGCCGCCCGGTTGACCCGGACGATACGCGCCCCATCTGA